GAGGACATCATGTTGGATGGACTGCAGGTAATCGAGCTTGCGGGTTAGAGCGGCGCGCCCATTTTCTATGTATCCTGCATGACTGCAAAACATCTCCTCGAAGTCATAGGTTAATACCCGTTTTAAGGAGTCGATGATTTGCGGGATGCTTTCGTCTGTCATCACCACCTTGGTGCGCTCCTGAACAAATAAATCACCCGTGAACAATTGACCTGTTTCCCGATTTAAAAAAGTCTTATGATCATGCGCATGGCCGGGCGTGTCGATGGCATCCCAGGTTGCGGTGTTGGAAGTGAATGTATCGGGCATTGCTTGAGCGAGGAACGGTTTTCTCCGTCCCCAGAAAAGCTGCCGGTATAAGGGATAATCCGCCTTCTCGCTGCAAGCCTGAATGGACTTTTGGTTTAAATAGATAGGATGCTGTGTTGATTTGGCAACATATGCGGCACAGC
This window of the Mesobacillus jeotgali genome carries:
- a CDS encoding MBL fold metallo-hydrolase, whose product is MLLKKSALKGEKSGVTFMNGKVRFQGVALNVYCYAVDGILIDTGAQSLKKYFEAFINEVNFHQVMLTHFHEDHTGCAAYVAKSTQHPIYLNQKSIQACSEKADYPLYRQLFWGRRKPFLAQAMPDTFTSNTATWDAIDTPGHAHDHKTFLNRETGQLFTGDLFVQERTKVVMTDESIPQIIDSLKRVLTYDFEEMFCSHAGYIENGRAALTRKLDYLQSIQHDVLTLHEKGESANEICKKLFPKKYPIIKFSGGEWDSRHIVSSILSGHQ